Proteins co-encoded in one Azospirillum brasilense genomic window:
- a CDS encoding GTPase — translation MRLKSFHAKSMSEAMRMVRQTLGDDAIIVATREEDGGGVRVTAAVEDDDLLMAQARTAQPTRTARPVVVVEEEPEIDVGEVVADVLHRHGVPAALAEQLIDAAAGLDTDDPALALGAALDSMFTFSPLQDRRGGNKPLILVGPPGSGKTLIVAKLAAQAVFRKRSVGVITTDTVRAGGMEQLAAFTRLMKIKLATVEDPDALAGAFEVSRGADVVLVDTAGRNPYNREDMADLKALLSAGVAEPILVLPAGLDAMEAADIAQSFKALGVRRMLITRLDMARRLGSLLGTAHRSRMAFCNASVSSKVAEGLTPLNPVAFARLMMPAEDKAARNRPKPVAPAKTKAVRSSSRTIP, via the coding sequence ATGCGGCTGAAGTCGTTCCACGCCAAGTCCATGTCCGAAGCCATGCGCATGGTCCGCCAGACGCTGGGCGACGATGCCATCATCGTCGCCACGCGCGAGGAGGACGGCGGCGGCGTTCGCGTGACCGCGGCGGTGGAGGACGACGATCTGCTGATGGCGCAGGCGCGCACGGCCCAGCCGACGCGGACCGCCCGCCCCGTGGTGGTGGTCGAGGAGGAGCCGGAGATCGACGTGGGCGAGGTGGTGGCCGACGTGCTGCACCGCCACGGCGTGCCCGCGGCCCTGGCCGAGCAGCTGATCGACGCCGCCGCCGGGCTGGACACCGACGACCCCGCGCTGGCGCTGGGCGCAGCGCTCGACTCCATGTTCACCTTCAGCCCGCTGCAGGACCGGCGCGGCGGCAACAAGCCGCTGATCCTGGTCGGCCCGCCGGGCAGCGGCAAGACGCTGATCGTCGCCAAGCTGGCCGCCCAGGCGGTGTTCCGCAAACGCTCGGTCGGCGTGATCACCACCGACACGGTTCGCGCCGGCGGCATGGAACAGTTGGCCGCCTTCACGCGTCTGATGAAAATCAAACTGGCGACGGTGGAGGACCCCGACGCGCTCGCGGGCGCGTTCGAGGTCAGCCGCGGCGCCGACGTCGTCCTGGTGGACACCGCCGGACGCAACCCCTACAACCGGGAAGACATGGCCGACCTCAAGGCCCTGCTGTCCGCCGGGGTGGCCGAGCCGATACTCGTGCTCCCCGCCGGGCTGGACGCCATGGAAGCCGCCGACATCGCCCAATCCTTCAAGGCGCTGGGCGTGCGGCGGATGCTGATCACCCGGCTCGACATGGCGCGTCGGCTGGGCAGCCTGCTCGGCACCGCGCACCGTTCGCGCATGGCTTTCTGCAACGCCAGCGTTTCCTCCAAGGTGGCCGAGGGGCTGACACCGCTGAACCCGGTGGCCTTCGCCCGCCTGATGATGCCCGCCGAGGACAAGGCGGCGCGCAACCGGCCCAAGCCGGTGG
- the flhA gene encoding flagellar biosynthesis protein FlhA, whose protein sequence is MALTEHNPGARAGGGGNMTALTDMVAVAKGALKRGDIVMAAGIMLIVVGLILPLPPMLLDMMLGLNVTISVLILMVVLFIEKPLELSAYPTILLITTLLRLSLNMASTRLILTQGHEGTAAAGHVIEAFAGFVMGGDFIIGVIVYAILTIVNFKVITAGSGRIAEVAARFTLDAMPGKQMAIDADLSAGMIDETTARAKRKELEDESAFFGSMDGASKFVKGDAVAGLMIMFINIIGGVSLAVLRYDMPIMQALDTFTKLTIGDGLVSQIPALVISISAGFLVSKAGTGGSTDKAVVGQLTNHVSALGLSAGAIGLLALMPGMPMLPFLPVVAAVGAAAWYLPKLRAKKEAEEAEAAAAEAAGMGGPGGGAAPVADEPIATALAIDLIRLELGYGLLSLINQPQAGSHRLTDQIKGLRRQIAGEVGFVMPAVRIQDNLQLPPNAYIIRVKEIEAGRGDIRPNMLLVMDPRGEAMSLPGEQTVEPTFGLPAIWIEPGYREEALFKGYTVVDPSTVITTHLTELIKDNMPELLSFTETQKLLDELDKEHQKLIADVVPAQITVGGLQRVLQNLLAERVSVRDLATILEGVSEAASQTRSITQITEHVRTRLARQICDANINEMGVIPLVTLSPEWEQAFAESLVGDGDDRQLTMAPSRLQQFITSVRQTFERHAMMGETPVLLTSPLIRPFVRSIVERFRPATVVMSQNEIHPKARIKTLGQI, encoded by the coding sequence ATGGCACTGACCGAACACAATCCGGGGGCGCGAGCGGGCGGCGGCGGCAACATGACCGCGCTGACCGACATGGTGGCCGTCGCCAAGGGGGCGCTGAAGCGCGGCGACATCGTGATGGCGGCCGGCATCATGCTGATCGTCGTCGGGCTGATCCTGCCGCTGCCACCGATGCTGCTCGACATGATGCTCGGGCTGAACGTCACCATCTCGGTCCTGATCCTGATGGTGGTGCTGTTCATCGAGAAGCCGCTGGAGCTGTCGGCCTACCCGACGATCCTGCTCATCACCACGCTGCTGCGCCTGTCTCTGAACATGGCCTCCACACGCCTGATCCTGACGCAGGGTCATGAAGGCACGGCGGCGGCGGGCCATGTGATCGAGGCCTTCGCCGGCTTCGTCATGGGCGGCGACTTCATCATCGGCGTGATCGTCTACGCGATCCTGACGATCGTGAACTTCAAGGTCATCACCGCCGGTTCGGGCCGCATCGCCGAAGTGGCGGCGCGCTTCACCCTGGACGCCATGCCCGGCAAGCAGATGGCCATCGACGCCGACCTGTCCGCCGGCATGATCGACGAGACCACCGCCCGCGCCAAGCGCAAGGAACTGGAGGACGAAAGCGCCTTCTTCGGCTCCATGGACGGTGCGTCGAAGTTCGTGAAGGGCGACGCCGTCGCCGGCCTGATGATCATGTTCATCAACATCATCGGCGGCGTGTCGCTGGCGGTCCTGCGCTACGACATGCCGATCATGCAGGCGCTGGACACCTTCACCAAGCTGACCATCGGCGACGGCCTCGTCTCGCAGATCCCGGCGCTGGTCATCTCCATCTCCGCCGGCTTCCTGGTGTCGAAGGCCGGCACCGGCGGGTCCACCGACAAGGCGGTGGTCGGCCAGCTCACCAACCACGTCAGCGCGCTCGGCCTGTCGGCGGGCGCCATCGGCCTGCTCGCCCTGATGCCGGGCATGCCGATGCTGCCCTTCCTGCCGGTGGTCGCCGCCGTCGGGGCCGCCGCCTGGTATTTGCCGAAGCTGCGCGCCAAGAAGGAGGCGGAGGAGGCGGAGGCCGCCGCCGCCGAGGCCGCGGGCATGGGCGGGCCGGGCGGCGGGGCCGCCCCGGTGGCCGACGAGCCGATCGCCACGGCGCTGGCCATCGACCTGATCCGGCTGGAGCTGGGCTACGGCCTGCTGTCGCTGATCAACCAGCCGCAGGCGGGCAGCCACCGGCTGACCGACCAGATCAAGGGGCTGCGCCGCCAGATCGCCGGCGAGGTCGGATTCGTCATGCCGGCGGTGCGCATCCAGGACAACCTGCAGCTTCCGCCCAACGCCTACATCATCCGCGTCAAGGAGATCGAGGCGGGGCGCGGCGACATCCGCCCGAACATGCTTCTGGTCATGGACCCGCGCGGCGAGGCGATGAGCCTGCCCGGCGAGCAGACGGTGGAGCCGACCTTCGGCCTGCCGGCCATCTGGATCGAGCCGGGCTATCGCGAGGAGGCGCTGTTCAAGGGCTACACGGTGGTCGATCCGTCCACGGTCATCACCACGCATCTGACCGAACTCATCAAGGACAACATGCCGGAGCTGCTGTCCTTCACCGAGACCCAGAAGCTGCTGGACGAGCTGGACAAGGAGCACCAGAAGCTGATCGCCGACGTGGTGCCGGCGCAGATCACTGTGGGCGGATTGCAACGGGTGTTGCAGAACCTGCTTGCAGAACGGGTTTCGGTACGCGATCTTGCCACCATTCTGGAGGGCGTGTCCGAGGCGGCAAGCCAAACCCGCAGCATCACGCAGATCACCGAGCATGTGCGCACGCGCCTGGCGCGGCAGATCTGCGACGCGAACATCAACGAGATGGGAGTCATCCCGCTCGTCACCCTGTCCCCCGAGTGGGAGCAGGCGTTCGCGGAATCGCTGGTGGGTGATGGCGACGACCGGCAACTGACGATGGCGCCGAGCCGGCTTCAGCAATTCATCACTTCGGTCCGCCAAACCTTCGAGCGACACGCCATGATGGGCGAGACCCCCGTCCTGTTGACCAGCCCCCTGATCCGTCCCTTCGTCCGCTCGATCGTCGAGCGGTTCCGGCCGGCCACCGTGGTGATGTCGCAGAACGAGATCCATCCCAAGGCGCGGATCAAGACCCTGGGGCAGATCTGA